A single genomic interval of Aureibacillus halotolerans harbors:
- the trpB gene encoding tryptophan synthase subunit beta, with amino-acid sequence MGLNMNYPDERGRFENFGGKFVPETLMQPLYEVEQALKEALGDEQFVNELTRELQEYSGRPTPLTFAKNTTETLDGAQIYLKREDLNHTGAHKLNNALGQALLAVRMGKKKVIAETGAGQHGVATATVAAKFGLECKVFMGRKDIERQKLNVFRMELLGAEVIPVDSGDQTLKDATNEAIRYWVQHCEDHFYIIGSVVGPHPYPKMVRDFQRIIGDETKTQIQTQIGQLPEHIVACVGGGSNAIGMFYPFLEDNVALYGVEASGKGVDTEEHAATLAKGRPGVIHGSMTYLLQDEHGQITEPYSISAGLDYPGIGPEHAYLKDSGRVRYESITDDEAIAALIFLSKQEGIIPAIESAHALAYAFKLAPTLASNETLVVCLSGRGDKDVQSVKQYLEEKGEQA; translated from the coding sequence ATGGGACTTAATATGAACTATCCAGATGAGCGCGGCCGTTTTGAGAATTTTGGTGGCAAATTTGTTCCTGAAACATTAATGCAGCCGCTTTATGAAGTCGAACAAGCACTAAAAGAAGCGTTGGGAGATGAACAGTTCGTCAATGAATTAACGAGAGAGCTTCAAGAGTATTCTGGTCGACCAACCCCACTGACGTTTGCTAAAAACACGACGGAGACGTTAGATGGCGCACAAATCTATTTAAAACGTGAGGATTTGAATCATACAGGTGCACATAAACTGAACAATGCCCTTGGCCAGGCACTGCTTGCCGTTCGCATGGGCAAAAAAAAGGTGATTGCTGAAACAGGTGCAGGTCAGCACGGCGTGGCAACGGCAACTGTTGCTGCGAAATTCGGCTTGGAATGTAAAGTATTTATGGGTCGAAAAGACATTGAGCGTCAAAAACTAAACGTCTTTCGAATGGAGCTTCTAGGTGCTGAAGTGATCCCAGTTGATTCAGGGGATCAAACGTTAAAGGATGCGACGAACGAAGCCATTCGCTATTGGGTACAACATTGCGAGGATCACTTTTATATTATTGGTTCGGTTGTTGGGCCACATCCATACCCGAAAATGGTGAGGGATTTCCAACGCATTATCGGTGACGAAACAAAAACACAGATCCAAACGCAAATCGGTCAACTTCCTGAGCATATTGTTGCCTGTGTTGGCGGTGGAAGCAATGCGATCGGTATGTTTTACCCATTTTTAGAGGATAACGTGGCGCTTTACGGCGTTGAAGCCTCTGGGAAAGGTGTCGACACAGAGGAGCATGCGGCAACACTGGCGAAAGGTCGACCTGGTGTCATTCATGGTTCAATGACATATTTACTTCAAGACGAGCATGGTCAAATTACCGAGCCTTACTCCATTTCTGCGGGATTGGATTATCCAGGTATTGGGCCGGAGCATGCCTATTTAAAGGATAGTGGTCGAGTTCGCTATGAATCGATTACAGACGACGAAGCCATCGCAGCGCTTATCTTCTTATCAAAGCAAGAAGGCATTATCCCTGCGATTGAAAGTGCACACGCCCTTGCTTACGCCTTTAAACTCGCGCCGACGCTCGCCAGCAACGAAACGCTCGTCGTCTGTTTATCTGGTCGAGGAGACAAGGACGTACAATCCGTCAAGCAGTACCTTGAAGAGAAGGGAGAACAAGCATGA
- a CDS encoding prephenate dehydrogenase, which produces MNKHVFIIGLGLIGGSLALTIKEGHRATISAFDVSEEQLKLALALGVIDMAEPSIEAGAKKADLIIIATPVKQTKQILQTIAHVDGKPSAIIMDVGSTKSDVMQTAEDWLPEGTCFIGGHPMAGSHKSGVEAANKRLFENAFFVLTPSKRSTAAQLTILKQWLTGTRATMIEMDADEHDKIAGAISHFPHLIAAALVGQVSDLSAEHPLAMRMAAGGFRDITRIASSSPAMWRDIMLHNRQEMLDAVDDWQERMRQIKTMLENASDEELFTFFADAKEFRDALPVKTKGAIPSFYDLYVDVPDYPGVISEVTKMLADQGISITNLRIMETREDILGVLRLSFRSEKDRKKAEECLGVASYPTYVAT; this is translated from the coding sequence ATGAACAAGCATGTGTTCATTATTGGCCTCGGCTTAATTGGAGGCTCGCTGGCACTAACAATCAAGGAAGGGCATAGAGCGACCATTTCAGCGTTTGATGTGTCAGAGGAACAGCTGAAATTGGCGCTTGCCCTTGGCGTTATTGATATGGCCGAACCGTCCATTGAAGCAGGAGCAAAAAAAGCAGACCTCATCATCATTGCGACGCCTGTCAAGCAGACAAAACAAATTTTGCAAACCATTGCGCATGTGGACGGCAAGCCATCGGCCATTATAATGGATGTTGGAAGTACGAAAAGTGATGTGATGCAAACAGCAGAAGATTGGCTACCTGAAGGCACATGCTTTATAGGTGGTCATCCAATGGCAGGCTCCCATAAATCTGGTGTTGAGGCAGCGAACAAACGATTGTTTGAGAATGCCTTTTTCGTGCTCACACCGTCAAAGCGTTCAACCGCGGCGCAGCTTACGATACTAAAGCAATGGCTCACCGGAACACGGGCTACTATGATTGAAATGGATGCCGATGAGCATGATAAAATTGCCGGAGCCATTAGTCATTTCCCTCATTTGATTGCAGCAGCGCTCGTTGGACAAGTCTCTGATTTGTCTGCAGAGCATCCGCTAGCGATGCGAATGGCAGCAGGTGGTTTCCGTGATATTACGCGAATTGCTTCGTCTAGCCCAGCGATGTGGCGTGACATCATGCTTCACAACCGTCAAGAAATGCTTGATGCTGTAGACGATTGGCAAGAGCGGATGCGTCAAATCAAAACGATGCTTGAGAATGCTTCTGATGAAGAGCTTTTTACGTTCTTCGCAGATGCCAAGGAATTCCGCGATGCCCTCCCAGTGAAAACGAAGGGAGCCATTCCGTCCTTTTATGATTTGTATGTTGATGTTCCTGATTATCCAGGGGTAATTTCAGAAGTGACAAAAATGCTCGCGGATCAGGGAATTAGTATAACGAACTTACGCATCATGGAAACGCGTGAAGATATTTTAGGAGTGCTTCGACTTAGCTTCCGTTCAGAAAAAGATCGTAAAAAAGCGGAGGAGTGCTTAGGTGTAGCAAGCTATCCGACGTATGTGGCCACATAA
- a CDS encoding ReoY family proteolytic degradation factor, producing the protein MEAISIQEKKEFLQWFLHTYQLQKRECVWILNYLANHEHLLKTVHFVENASYCPRALIMSTTCTQEAGFRFYKDNIVTTDAEKAFHDIRMHDSDRIYVQLNFKNSYQTPQFAAVLIDNPYVPSNHYENGKDRDLVAKLLRHSVYHYQRQALMTKIDQALDEKDRAAFLTYSEQLNNLKETP; encoded by the coding sequence ATGGAAGCCATATCGATCCAAGAAAAAAAAGAGTTTCTGCAATGGTTTCTCCATACGTATCAGTTACAGAAGAGAGAATGTGTCTGGATCCTGAATTATCTTGCCAATCATGAGCATCTATTAAAAACAGTCCATTTTGTTGAAAATGCCAGCTATTGTCCGCGTGCATTAATTATGTCAACGACGTGCACGCAGGAGGCGGGATTTCGCTTCTACAAAGACAACATCGTAACAACAGATGCTGAAAAAGCGTTCCATGACATTCGTATGCATGATTCCGATCGCATTTATGTGCAATTAAATTTTAAAAACAGCTATCAAACGCCCCAGTTTGCAGCCGTTCTTATAGATAACCCTTATGTTCCATCCAATCATTATGAGAATGGCAAGGATCGTGATCTCGTTGCAAAACTGCTACGGCATTCAGTGTACCATTATCAGCGTCAAGCCTTAATGACTAAGATTGATCAAGCACTTGATGAAAAAGATCGAGCTGCCTTTCTGACGTACAGTGAACAATTAAACAATTTAAAAGAGACCCCTTAA
- the hisC gene encoding histidinol-phosphate transaminase, translating into MKIKQQLQGMASYKPGMTPENVRASLGLEKIVKLSSNENPKGPSPKAIEAATKSLQQIFLYPDGYGLQLKQCLAAMHGMPVEQFILGNGSDEIILILCRALLQAGDNTVMPTPSFPQYRHNAMIEGAECREVELIQGAHALDAMAEAIDDSTKIVWICNPNNPTGVHISSEAFVAFMEKVPPHVLVVSDEAYIEYVTADDFPDSLALISKYPNLMVLRTFSKAYGLAGLRVGYGVASEALISQIDPAREPFNTSIPAHSAAIAALSDVNYLAETRNENAAIKATFRTFCESLGLTVYPSETNFVLVDFHAPADEVYNGLLHEGFIVRSGAALGFPSAVRITIGSEEDMAELSAAISRVLPTLTVGEEK; encoded by the coding sequence ATGAAAATAAAACAACAATTGCAAGGGATGGCTTCCTATAAACCGGGGATGACGCCTGAAAACGTCAGGGCCTCCTTAGGGCTGGAAAAAATCGTGAAGCTATCGTCAAATGAAAATCCTAAAGGGCCATCACCGAAAGCGATTGAGGCGGCGACAAAAAGCTTGCAGCAAATCTTTCTTTATCCCGATGGCTATGGTCTGCAGCTAAAACAATGCTTAGCAGCTATGCACGGTATGCCCGTCGAACAGTTTATTCTTGGCAATGGCTCAGATGAAATTATTCTGATTTTATGTCGTGCGCTCCTGCAAGCTGGGGACAATACAGTCATGCCAACACCGTCTTTTCCGCAATATCGACATAATGCCATGATAGAAGGCGCTGAATGTAGAGAAGTTGAATTGATTCAAGGAGCCCATGCGCTTGATGCGATGGCAGAGGCGATTGATGATTCAACAAAAATTGTCTGGATCTGCAATCCAAACAACCCTACAGGTGTGCACATCTCTTCAGAAGCGTTTGTCGCTTTTATGGAAAAAGTTCCACCACATGTGCTTGTCGTTTCTGACGAGGCTTACATCGAATATGTGACGGCGGATGATTTTCCTGATTCATTAGCCTTGATATCAAAGTACCCGAATTTGATGGTGTTGCGGACGTTTTCAAAAGCTTATGGCCTTGCAGGATTGCGTGTTGGCTACGGGGTTGCCTCTGAAGCACTGATTTCACAAATTGATCCAGCACGTGAACCCTTTAATACGTCAATCCCTGCTCATTCTGCAGCGATTGCAGCTTTATCTGACGTGAATTATCTTGCAGAAACACGGAATGAGAATGCGGCGATTAAAGCAACGTTTCGTACCTTTTGCGAGTCGCTAGGTCTTACGGTGTACCCCTCTGAGACGAATTTCGTGTTAGTCGACTTTCATGCTCCGGCAGATGAAGTGTACAATGGATTGCTTCACGAAGGTTTCATCGTTCGTTCTGGTGCAGCACTTGGATTTCCTTCAGCAGTTCGTATTACGATTGGTTCAGAGGAGGATATGGCTGAACTCTCAGCAGCGATTTCCCGAGTGCTTCCAACACTGACCGTTGGTGAAGAAAAATGA
- a CDS encoding DUF2487 family protein: MKWTMKDVGTFTQEPEQMDTVIVPLIPITLGGQAKATAGMGEYLQYVLLELERQFHGRILILPALTYWSGHEPEQTLQSWIEEAKKANVKHVFTLTCDPYWRGKDVAGANEVIWLPASMSEHMDEEMRRKIVRDQVSTLIGVFTSVWFSME, translated from the coding sequence ATGAAATGGACAATGAAGGACGTCGGAACGTTTACCCAAGAACCAGAGCAAATGGATACAGTCATCGTACCGCTCATCCCGATAACGCTCGGTGGACAAGCAAAAGCAACGGCAGGGATGGGAGAGTATCTTCAATATGTTCTGCTAGAGCTTGAACGGCAGTTCCACGGGAGAATTTTGATTTTGCCAGCGTTGACATATTGGTCTGGTCATGAGCCAGAGCAGACACTTCAGTCGTGGATAGAAGAAGCCAAAAAAGCAAATGTGAAGCATGTCTTCACTTTGACCTGTGATCCGTACTGGCGTGGCAAGGATGTGGCAGGTGCAAATGAGGTCATTTGGTTACCAGCCTCCATGTCAGAGCATATGGATGAAGAGATGCGTAGAAAAATCGTCCGTGACCAAGTTTCCACACTGATTGGGGTATTTACTTCGGTTTGGTTTTCAATGGAGTAA
- a CDS encoding phosphoribosylanthranilate isomerase — translation MTRQALLKCCGNRSYEDYTKSRDVADWLGFIFFEGSKRYVKPAIVQQWLNETPLKEQQLAVGVFVNATIEDIQRAATEFPNMNVIQLHGNEAPEMAVELKATLNKTILKAIHHSDEGLAMMRSYAQKVDGFLIDTKSPQWGGSGLSFDWASIPAYQAVARELGVPLFVAGGVTPDNVKELLRYHPDGIDLASGIEENGAKSEQKIKHLEAMMNDGT, via the coding sequence GTGACACGTCAAGCGTTGCTAAAATGCTGTGGCAATCGATCCTATGAGGATTATACGAAGTCTCGTGACGTTGCGGATTGGTTAGGTTTCATTTTCTTTGAGGGAAGCAAGCGCTATGTCAAACCCGCCATTGTCCAACAATGGCTCAACGAAACGCCATTAAAAGAGCAGCAATTGGCTGTTGGGGTTTTTGTCAATGCGACCATTGAAGACATTCAGCGGGCTGCAACAGAGTTTCCTAACATGAATGTGATTCAGCTTCACGGCAACGAAGCACCTGAAATGGCAGTGGAACTAAAGGCTACATTAAATAAAACAATTTTAAAAGCCATTCATCATAGCGACGAAGGACTAGCGATGATGAGATCGTATGCACAAAAGGTGGATGGCTTTCTGATCGATACAAAATCCCCACAATGGGGGGGCAGTGGTCTGTCCTTTGACTGGGCAAGTATTCCTGCTTATCAAGCTGTGGCAAGAGAGCTCGGAGTGCCATTGTTTGTTGCAGGTGGAGTAACACCAGACAACGTGAAAGAACTGCTTCGTTATCACCCGGATGGGATTGATCTTGCAAGTGGCATTGAAGAGAACGGAGCCAAATCCGAACAAAAGATAAAGCATTTGGAGGCGATGATGAACGATGGGACTTAA
- the trpD gene encoding anthranilate phosphoribosyltransferase, with product MFKSVLQAVIQQEVLTVEDAEKAMNIIMEGNASPSQIAGFLTALRLRGETVDEIVGFTRSLRSHMTTVNGIDTDTVDTCGTGGDAANTFNISTASSLVVASHGVKVAKHGNLAVSSKSGSADVLKTLGVNIQQNADEARKALAAYNMTFLFAPLYHQAMKHAVVPRKELGFRTVFNILGPLANPARCKRQLIGVYDHEQAKKMASALRILGSSHVMLVTGEDGLDEATITGKTNVVELKNGDITTFQIHPEDFGLEVGSLKDIQSFTPEESAQTIESVLLGKAHPSARNIVALNAGASLYVSGAAATLSEGVMLALETVQTGNAYKQLERMKEAAGTEEERTHA from the coding sequence ATGTTTAAATCCGTGCTTCAAGCTGTGATTCAGCAAGAGGTTCTCACTGTTGAAGATGCCGAAAAAGCGATGAACATCATTATGGAGGGAAATGCTTCCCCGAGCCAGATCGCAGGTTTTTTGACAGCCTTACGCCTGCGAGGAGAAACGGTCGATGAGATTGTCGGCTTTACACGCTCACTGCGATCCCATATGACAACAGTGAATGGGATTGACACGGATACTGTGGATACATGCGGCACTGGCGGAGATGCAGCGAACACATTTAACATTTCAACTGCGAGCTCGCTCGTCGTTGCCTCTCATGGTGTAAAGGTCGCTAAGCATGGCAATCTTGCTGTGTCATCTAAAAGTGGAAGTGCAGATGTGTTAAAAACACTAGGCGTTAACATTCAGCAAAACGCAGATGAAGCAAGAAAAGCGTTAGCTGCTTACAATATGACCTTTTTGTTTGCGCCTTTGTATCATCAAGCGATGAAGCATGCGGTTGTGCCTCGGAAGGAACTCGGTTTTCGAACGGTCTTCAATATTCTCGGTCCGCTCGCGAATCCGGCGCGCTGTAAGCGTCAGTTGATTGGCGTTTACGATCATGAGCAGGCAAAAAAAATGGCAAGCGCGTTACGCATTTTAGGCTCCTCTCATGTGATGCTCGTCACGGGAGAAGATGGATTGGATGAGGCAACAATTACTGGGAAAACGAATGTGGTAGAATTAAAAAATGGGGACATTACGACATTTCAAATCCATCCAGAGGACTTTGGATTAGAAGTTGGTTCGTTAAAGGACATCCAATCGTTTACGCCAGAAGAAAGTGCGCAAACGATAGAGTCAGTCCTGCTTGGGAAAGCTCATCCAAGCGCTCGAAACATCGTGGCCTTAAATGCGGGAGCCTCCTTGTATGTGTCTGGGGCAGCAGCCACCCTGTCAGAGGGTGTGATGCTTGCGCTAGAAACTGTGCAGACGGGAAATGCGTATAAGCAGCTTGAACGCATGAAAGAAGCCGCTGGAACAGAGGAGGAGAGAACACATGCTTAA
- the trpC gene encoding indole-3-glycerol phosphate synthase TrpC, with protein sequence MLNTILETKAAEIAAIDPTQFTPRQSPYRSLYEAVKQSKRQPALIAEVKKASPSKGLIAPHFQPVQTAKAYEKAGAAAISVLTDATYFQGSVADLQGVRAAVSIPVLRKDFIISEEQVLESAAIGADAILLIGEALEPKKLHALYLQATELGLSCLVEVHSKSVLANLLEVFTPSLIGINNRDLHTFHTALEHTQEIASLLPAGIPFVSESGIHGQQDVATIEQFGASAMLVGEHLMRSGDPEKAIAKLYGDQQ encoded by the coding sequence ATGCTTAATACAATCCTTGAAACGAAGGCCGCAGAAATTGCGGCCATAGATCCGACACAATTCACGCCTAGACAATCGCCTTATCGCTCGCTCTATGAGGCGGTAAAACAATCAAAGCGCCAGCCTGCGTTAATTGCAGAGGTGAAAAAAGCGTCGCCTTCTAAAGGGCTAATCGCACCTCACTTTCAGCCAGTTCAAACCGCGAAAGCGTATGAAAAAGCAGGTGCAGCAGCCATTTCAGTGTTAACAGATGCGACCTATTTTCAAGGGTCTGTGGCCGATCTCCAAGGAGTTAGAGCGGCGGTGTCAATCCCTGTATTGCGGAAGGATTTTATTATTTCCGAAGAGCAGGTGTTGGAAAGTGCAGCCATTGGGGCGGATGCCATTTTACTCATTGGCGAAGCACTTGAGCCTAAGAAACTACACGCTCTTTATTTGCAAGCCACAGAGCTCGGGCTTTCCTGTCTAGTTGAGGTGCATAGCAAATCCGTACTGGCAAATTTGTTAGAGGTATTTACGCCATCATTAATCGGCATTAACAATCGCGACCTGCATACATTTCACACCGCTCTAGAGCATACGCAAGAGATTGCCTCTCTGTTGCCCGCAGGAATCCCATTTGTAAGTGAATCAGGGATCCATGGTCAGCAGGATGTAGCAACGATCGAACAGTTCGGCGCTTCAGCTATGCTTGTTGGCGAGCATCTTATGCGATCAGGAGACCCTGAGAAAGCCATTGCTAAGCTATATGGTGATCAACAGTGA
- a CDS encoding tetratricopeptide repeat protein, whose product MQIEDAVRLVEEGHVEEGLHKLQQIERGGSDDDLYHIASLYATWGQTSEAIRLYQQLQERYPTDEDLRLDLAEMYLEENEELEALELIETITEEDAAFTRSLLLLADVYAAQGLEEVAEQKLLQAKRLESQEPIIDMALGSFYLQHGSYKKAIPYLERVLKKQSEIPLSEVHLFLAEAYSLTGQFEEAFAHYQEGLQEHTTPEALFGLGLTALKVDEAQTAIHALQQLKEMDEDFVSLYKPLSEAYELEAAYDEAYAIAKEGIAKDSTQVELYLLAGRLAERQHEKESAIAYYEEALALDELSQPALKGLVKVYEQEEHDEPLIELLSGRILDSTDPELMYALANAYHRQEVFHKANELFTEAYEALKHHPAFVKDYVRFMIEEGKRTIALQALVDLKEHELFDEELEALYMDLNEEM is encoded by the coding sequence ATGCAAATAGAGGATGCCGTACGTTTAGTAGAGGAAGGTCATGTTGAAGAAGGACTTCACAAGTTACAGCAGATAGAGCGTGGGGGCAGCGACGATGATCTTTACCACATTGCCAGCTTATATGCGACATGGGGGCAAACAAGCGAAGCGATCCGTCTGTATCAACAGCTTCAAGAAAGGTATCCGACAGACGAGGATTTGCGTCTTGACTTAGCTGAAATGTATCTTGAAGAAAATGAAGAACTTGAGGCACTCGAGTTGATTGAAACCATCACAGAGGAAGATGCTGCGTTTACTCGTTCCTTGCTGCTTTTAGCTGATGTTTATGCGGCCCAGGGCTTAGAAGAGGTGGCAGAGCAAAAACTGCTGCAAGCAAAACGTTTGGAAAGCCAGGAGCCTATTATCGATATGGCGCTCGGTTCCTTCTACCTGCAACATGGCTCGTATAAAAAAGCGATTCCTTACTTGGAACGCGTGCTTAAAAAACAATCTGAAATTCCTTTGTCTGAGGTTCATTTGTTTCTGGCGGAAGCATACAGTTTAACAGGTCAGTTTGAAGAGGCCTTTGCCCATTATCAGGAAGGTTTGCAGGAACATACGACGCCAGAAGCGTTGTTTGGTTTAGGTCTTACAGCACTAAAAGTAGATGAAGCGCAAACCGCCATTCATGCGTTGCAGCAGTTAAAAGAGATGGATGAGGATTTCGTATCACTTTACAAGCCGCTTTCTGAAGCTTATGAGCTTGAAGCTGCCTATGATGAGGCCTACGCGATTGCCAAGGAAGGCATCGCCAAGGATAGTACACAGGTTGAGCTTTACTTGCTGGCAGGCCGCCTTGCAGAACGACAGCATGAAAAGGAATCTGCTATTGCATACTACGAAGAAGCGCTTGCTTTAGATGAATTGTCCCAACCAGCTCTCAAAGGGCTTGTGAAGGTGTACGAGCAGGAGGAACACGATGAACCACTGATTGAGCTTCTATCAGGCAGGATTTTAGATAGTACCGACCCTGAATTGATGTATGCCCTTGCCAACGCGTACCACAGGCAAGAAGTATTCCATAAAGCCAATGAGCTCTTTACCGAAGCCTATGAGGCGTTAAAGCATCACCCTGCTTTTGTGAAGGATTATGTGCGCTTTATGATTGAAGAGGGGAAACGAACGATTGCTCTACAAGCACTTGTTGATCTGAAAGAGCATGAACTGTTTGATGAAGAGCTGGAAGCATTGTACATGGATTTAAACGAAGAGATGTAG
- a CDS encoding ubiquinol-cytochrome c reductase iron-sulfur subunit, with amino-acid sequence MSEEKEHRVSRRQFLNYTLTGVGGFMAAGMLMPMIRFAIDPVLQSQGESELVPVMDVSEITTTPQSVNFPVDQVDGWYESTVDNQALIFKDENGDVHAFSSLCKHLGCGVSWASNPAYPDQFFCPCHGGRYYKDGRNVPGTPPTAGLDVYQQEIRDGKLYLGRAVPRGGV; translated from the coding sequence ATGAGTGAGGAAAAAGAGCATCGGGTCTCCCGCAGGCAGTTCTTAAACTACACACTTACTGGTGTCGGTGGGTTTATGGCAGCTGGAATGCTGATGCCAATGATTCGATTTGCAATTGATCCGGTATTACAAAGCCAAGGTGAATCGGAATTAGTGCCTGTGATGGATGTATCGGAAATTACAACAACGCCACAGAGCGTGAATTTCCCAGTTGATCAGGTAGACGGGTGGTACGAGTCTACAGTCGACAATCAAGCGCTTATCTTTAAAGATGAAAATGGAGATGTACACGCCTTTTCATCCCTATGTAAGCATCTTGGTTGTGGGGTAAGTTGGGCTTCAAACCCTGCCTATCCAGACCAATTTTTTTGTCCATGTCACGGAGGTCGCTATTATAAGGATGGGCGAAATGTTCCAGGAACACCTCCGACAGCAGGTCTAGATGTCTATCAACAGGAAATTCGCGATGGCAAGCTTTATCTTGGTCGCGCAGTGCCAAGAGGGGGAGTGTAA
- the trpA gene encoding tryptophan synthase subunit alpha, whose protein sequence is MTSFKHALKRQNDLFIPFITAGDPSEEATIGLAKVLQDEGADILELGIPYSDPLADGPVIQEGSARALAGGMTLTKAMKLVSKMRASGVEIPVVIFTYYNPVLQLGEERFFALARENQVDGVLVPDLPFEESHDFKKACRANDLALISLVAPTSKKRVELVAKEADGFLYCVSSLGVTGERASFSEEIGQFLTDAKTHSSVPVAVGFGVSTKEQATAFLELCDGVVIGSAIVRKIGELQSLFENSETLSEGLEEFRRFITSIVPVKSNV, encoded by the coding sequence ATGACGTCATTTAAACACGCACTCAAACGACAAAACGATCTCTTTATCCCGTTTATTACAGCTGGAGATCCATCGGAGGAAGCGACGATTGGATTAGCCAAAGTGTTGCAGGATGAGGGGGCAGATATTCTAGAGCTTGGTATTCCGTATTCAGATCCGCTGGCGGACGGCCCTGTCATTCAAGAAGGCTCTGCGCGTGCGCTGGCAGGTGGGATGACGTTGACGAAGGCGATGAAGCTTGTTTCAAAAATGCGGGCGAGCGGAGTGGAAATTCCGGTTGTCATCTTTACCTATTACAATCCTGTGCTACAATTAGGAGAGGAACGCTTTTTCGCTTTAGCGCGTGAGAATCAAGTGGATGGAGTGCTTGTTCCAGATCTTCCTTTTGAAGAAAGCCATGACTTTAAGAAAGCTTGCAGGGCCAATGATCTTGCGCTTATTTCGCTTGTGGCTCCAACATCTAAAAAGCGTGTCGAGCTGGTCGCTAAAGAGGCAGATGGCTTTTTATATTGTGTGTCCTCTCTTGGTGTGACAGGCGAACGTGCTTCCTTTTCCGAAGAAATCGGGCAATTTTTAACTGACGCAAAAACGCATAGTTCTGTTCCTGTGGCCGTCGGATTTGGCGTTTCAACGAAGGAGCAGGCAACGGCTTTTCTAGAGCTCTGTGATGGCGTCGTTATCGGCAGTGCGATTGTCAGGAAAATTGGTGAGCTTCAGTCTCTGTTTGAAAACAGCGAAACGCTTTCCGAAGGGCTGGAAGAATTCAGACGCTTTATAACCTCCATCGTTCCTGTGAAATCAAACGTTTAA